In one window of Chloroflexota bacterium DNA:
- the infC gene encoding translation initiation factor IF-3 — MAKDLRINEMIRVREVRVIDDEGQQRGVMPTAEALALAQERGLDLVEVAPTAVPPVCRFLDYGQYKYEIQKREREAKKRQKSQTFKEIRFRVKIDRHDLETKTRRASQFLDDGDRVKVAVQFRGRELNHPQLGRALLDRAAEMIGDHGVMERSPLMEGRSLFIVMAPPGSKVERRDDQSGQTDGAAAPEAPGETIGEALAAKGQVPEVAAPEVSPEAVGPEVEGDEPQPAPPAA; from the coding sequence ATAGCCAAGGACCTCCGCATCAACGAGATGATCCGTGTCCGCGAGGTGCGGGTCATCGACGATGAGGGTCAGCAGCGCGGCGTGATGCCGACCGCAGAGGCTCTCGCGCTGGCGCAGGAGCGTGGCCTCGACCTGGTCGAGGTGGCTCCCACGGCGGTCCCCCCGGTGTGTCGGTTCCTCGACTACGGCCAGTACAAGTACGAGATCCAAAAGCGCGAACGCGAAGCGAAGAAGCGCCAGAAGTCGCAGACCTTCAAGGAGATCCGGTTCCGGGTCAAGATCGACAGGCACGACCTGGAGACGAAGACCCGCCGGGCGTCTCAGTTCCTGGACGATGGCGACCGGGTGAAGGTGGCGGTCCAGTTCCGCGGGCGGGAGCTCAATCACCCACAGCTCGGACGAGCATTGCTCGATCGGGCGGCCGAGATGATCGGCGACCACGGAGTGATGGAGCGGTCGCCGCTGATGGAGGGCCGGAGCCTGTTCATCGTGATGGCTCCGCCTGGTTCCAAGGTGGAGCGCAGAGACGACCAGTCGGGCCAGACCGATGGGGCAGCCGCCCCGGAAGCTCCGGGCGAGACGATTGGGGAGGCACTGGCGGCCAAGGGACAGGTGCCCGAGGTGGCGGCACCGGAGGTGTCGCCCGAAGCAGTGGGCCCAGAGGTAGAAGGCGACGAGCCGCAGCCGGCACCGCCGGCCGCGTAG
- the rpmI gene encoding 50S ribosomal protein L35 — translation MPKMKTHKGTAKRYRKSGSGKWLRPKAWRGHHLEIKSSRRKRRYAGMAEVSSTHAAQLRRLMPYE, via the coding sequence ATGCCGAAGATGAAGACCCACAAGGGCACCGCCAAGCGATACCGCAAGTCGGGTTCGGGCAAGTGGCTCCGGCCCAAGGCCTGGCGTGGCCACCACCTGGAGATCAAATCCAGCCGGCGCAAGCGTCGCTACGCGGGGATGGCGGAGGTCAGTTCGACCCACGCCGCCCAGCTCAGGCGGCTCATGCCCTACGAGTAG
- the rplT gene encoding 50S ribosomal protein L20: MARVKRGVPAHRRHKRLLKQAKGRRMTRSKLIRPAREALFHALRYAYRDRRDRKRDMRRLWIQRINAASRSHGMPYGRFVSGLKSAGIEVNRKQLADLAIREPAAFRKMVEMALASFSS; encoded by the coding sequence ATGGCAAGAGTCAAGCGCGGCGTTCCCGCTCATCGGCGGCACAAGCGCCTGCTGAAGCAGGCCAAGGGCCGTCGGATGACGCGCTCGAAGCTGATCCGCCCTGCCCGCGAGGCACTGTTCCACGCCCTGCGCTATGCGTACCGCGACCGCCGCGACCGGAAGCGCGACATGCGCCGGCTGTGGATCCAGCGTATCAACGCCGCGTCCCGGTCCCACGGCATGCCGTACGGGCGATTCGTGTCCGGACTGAAGTCGGCGGGGATCGAGGTCAACCGCAAGCAGCTCGCCGACCTGGCGATCCGCGAGCCGGCGGCGTTCCGAAAGATGGTCGAGATGGCCCTGGCCTCGTTTAGCAGCTGA
- the pheS gene encoding phenylalanine--tRNA ligase subunit alpha, producing MSAPTDPAAAMLAEVARTQADALARLAAATDAAAVEGLRHEVLGRSGALTALLRGLGALPAADRPAAGTAANAAREALEEAITERLAQLAEREMADRLATEALDMTAPGRPVRVGHLHPLMTVERDLREIFHAFGFEVFEGPEIESDLMNFELLNIPPDHPSRDLWDTLYVAEPGSVEAGSPRPAEDGTILRTHTSPVQIRAMRALTPPIRVLMPGRCYRYEAVDAAHGFEFFQVEGLVVDRDTSLADLKGMVEEFARAMFGDGTRTRFRPGYYPFTEPSAAFDIGCLVCGGPGCPACGRTGWMTILGAGMVHPEVLRNGGLDPDEYQGYAFGMGLDRMTLLRHAIPDLRLLMSADLRFLQQFAGGR from the coding sequence ATGAGCGCCCCGACTGATCCGGCCGCAGCCATGCTGGCCGAGGTCGCCAGGACCCAGGCCGATGCGCTGGCCCGCCTGGCCGCCGCCACCGACGCTGCCGCAGTCGAGGGGCTTCGCCACGAGGTGCTGGGCCGATCGGGGGCATTGACCGCCCTCCTGCGCGGCCTCGGCGCGCTCCCCGCTGCTGATCGACCCGCCGCCGGGACAGCCGCCAACGCGGCCCGAGAAGCCCTGGAAGAGGCCATCACGGAGCGCCTGGCACAGCTTGCCGAGCGGGAAATGGCCGATCGGTTGGCCACCGAGGCGCTCGACATGACCGCTCCCGGACGGCCGGTGCGGGTTGGCCACCTTCACCCGCTGATGACCGTCGAGCGCGACCTGCGGGAGATCTTCCACGCCTTCGGGTTCGAAGTCTTCGAAGGGCCGGAGATCGAATCGGACCTCATGAACTTTGAGCTGCTGAACATCCCGCCTGATCACCCGTCGCGGGACCTGTGGGACACGCTGTACGTGGCGGAGCCGGGGTCGGTGGAGGCCGGATCTCCGCGCCCCGCCGAGGACGGCACGATCCTGCGAACCCATACCTCCCCGGTCCAGATCCGTGCCATGCGGGCGCTCACCCCGCCCATCCGGGTACTCATGCCGGGCCGCTGCTATCGGTACGAAGCGGTGGACGCCGCACACGGCTTCGAGTTCTTCCAGGTCGAGGGCCTGGTCGTGGACCGCGACACCAGCCTGGCCGATCTGAAGGGCATGGTCGAGGAGTTCGCGCGGGCCATGTTCGGGGACGGCACCCGAACCCGGTTCCGGCCCGGCTACTACCCGTTCACCGAGCCCAGCGCAGCCTTCGACATCGGGTGCCTGGTTTGCGGTGGCCCGGGCTGCCCGGCCTGCGGGCGGACGGGCTGGATGACCATCCTGGGCGCCGGCATGGTGCACCCCGAGGTCTTGCGCAACGGCGGCTTGGACCCCGACGAGTACCAGGGCTACGCCTTTGGGATGGGGCTGGACCGGATGACCCTCCTGCGCCATGCAATCCCGGACCTGCGCCTGCTGATGAGCGCCGACCTGCGATTCCTGCAGCAGTTCGCCGGCGGCCGCTGA